The following are from one region of the Sandaracinus amylolyticus genome:
- a CDS encoding OmpA family protein, with protein MALPRVQLPLVVLLLIGCGGSGGSTSTESSSSSSGSEQPASDEFQLSSSDDAGQARGDHPSQITATASEAAMRLFVVDPDAGPIPGIVIKLTGADGRAFYTGETDSAGYAEVLVPTGQRYDIEYLSLGRRTTSAHVEVPSGPRQDIRLTLRYRRHRRAAPAAGATAAQPEEERLVLEDVLFESNSATITPDSFARLDRVVEYLVHRPSARLRISGHTDNLGDPRRNLRLSEQRAQAVRDYLVQHGIDASRVEAVGVGDAQPVAPNDTEEGRAQNRRIEVVEL; from the coding sequence ATGGCGCTTCCTCGCGTGCAGCTCCCGCTCGTCGTGCTCCTCCTGATCGGCTGCGGCGGATCGGGCGGGTCGACGAGCACCGAATCGTCCTCGAGCAGCTCGGGATCCGAGCAACCCGCGAGCGACGAGTTCCAGCTCTCGAGCTCCGACGACGCGGGGCAGGCGCGCGGCGATCATCCCTCGCAGATCACCGCGACCGCCAGCGAGGCCGCGATGCGCCTCTTCGTGGTCGATCCCGATGCCGGACCGATCCCGGGGATCGTGATCAAGCTGACCGGCGCCGACGGGCGCGCGTTCTACACCGGCGAGACCGACTCGGCCGGGTACGCCGAGGTGCTCGTCCCGACCGGCCAGCGCTACGACATCGAGTACCTCAGCCTCGGCCGCCGGACCACGAGCGCGCACGTCGAGGTGCCGAGCGGCCCGCGCCAGGACATCCGGCTGACCCTGCGCTACCGCAGGCACCGCCGCGCGGCCCCGGCCGCCGGTGCGACCGCGGCCCAGCCCGAGGAGGAGCGGCTGGTCCTCGAGGACGTGCTCTTCGAGAGCAACAGCGCGACGATCACCCCCGACTCGTTCGCGCGGCTCGATCGTGTCGTCGAGTACCTGGTGCACCGGCCGAGCGCGCGGCTGCGGATCTCGGGGCACACCGACAACCTCGGCGACCCGCGCCGCAACCTCCGGCTCTCCGAGCAGCGCGCCCAGGCGGTTCGCGACTATCTCGTGCAGCACGGCATCGACGCGTCGCGCGTCGAGGCCGTCGGCGTCGGCGACGCCCAGCCCGTCGCGCCGAACGACACCGAGGAAGGCCGCGCCCAGAACCGCCGCATCGAGGTCGTCGAGCTCTGA
- a CDS encoding HEAT repeat domain-containing protein: MGVGGIDKRQVERDANELVRAGRWEDALGKLWLLVDRSHVIDDEFRAYLRTMAGCYEQLGRKRAAGAAWLFLGDLARANALAQSVPLDLARCAVTARDHAQAARWFEAAGWLGHAAIQLELAKNDRGARVLWERLADDTRLRDDPYTQGLVRFNLGRACARLGDAEPARRQQVAAMHLLTAAADGFEQKGLRERAFDCYGVLLTIGREGSFENLAEGYLNCVRILREDGLKYYVLQYYEDFQSLALQRRELHAAATLYREAAEFARRQSMPYARFYRAKGGETHVMAAERAIESGATAELAENSYAAAIDAYNELGLYSRVREIYSKLAALPLSDKRRARYSRLAQRLKGMADDETPMPSFPDYLRMDTAYPEIWRLDVIEWEQAGDPAETMAEVVQDDKWPDFTRRRALLCRLAQLGSPDAGAASLRPQTLSVLASHLGRVEIYAALAPLERMLGHEDARVRAAVMRAVRQLFFKRSFVSIIKGLADDDASVRREALAAVQSLHFGHAFDPLSRIYRDAQDVETRRAALASIGKIPSIEAAELLIDVVRHGERHEKDIARDLLVRADHPDVGALLRKSHAAETGPARADLERVLRARGG, encoded by the coding sequence GCGTCGGCGGTATCGACAAGCGCCAGGTCGAGCGCGACGCGAACGAGCTCGTGCGCGCCGGTCGCTGGGAGGACGCGCTCGGCAAGCTCTGGCTCCTGGTCGATCGCTCGCACGTGATCGACGACGAGTTCCGCGCGTACCTCCGCACGATGGCGGGCTGCTACGAGCAGCTCGGCCGCAAGCGCGCCGCGGGCGCGGCGTGGCTCTTCCTCGGCGACCTCGCGCGCGCGAACGCGCTCGCCCAGAGCGTCCCGCTCGACCTCGCGCGATGCGCGGTCACCGCGCGCGATCACGCGCAGGCCGCGCGCTGGTTCGAGGCCGCGGGCTGGCTCGGCCACGCTGCGATCCAGCTCGAGCTCGCGAAGAACGATCGCGGCGCGCGCGTGCTCTGGGAGCGCCTCGCCGACGACACGCGGCTGCGCGACGACCCGTACACCCAGGGCCTCGTGCGCTTCAACCTCGGTCGCGCCTGCGCGCGCCTCGGCGACGCCGAGCCGGCGCGCCGCCAGCAGGTCGCCGCGATGCACCTGCTCACCGCCGCCGCCGACGGCTTCGAGCAGAAAGGCCTCCGCGAGCGCGCGTTCGACTGCTACGGCGTGCTGCTCACGATCGGCCGCGAGGGCAGCTTCGAGAACCTCGCCGAGGGCTACCTCAACTGCGTGCGCATCCTGCGCGAGGACGGCCTCAAGTACTACGTCCTGCAGTACTACGAGGACTTCCAGTCGCTCGCGCTGCAGCGACGCGAGCTCCACGCCGCTGCGACCCTCTATCGCGAGGCCGCGGAGTTCGCGCGCCGCCAGAGCATGCCCTACGCGCGCTTCTATCGCGCCAAGGGCGGCGAGACCCACGTGATGGCGGCCGAGCGCGCGATCGAGAGCGGCGCCACCGCGGAGCTCGCGGAGAACAGCTACGCCGCGGCGATCGACGCGTACAACGAGCTCGGCCTCTACTCGCGCGTCCGCGAGATCTACTCGAAGCTCGCCGCGCTCCCGCTCTCCGACAAGCGCCGCGCGCGTTACTCGCGCCTCGCCCAGCGCCTCAAGGGCATGGCGGACGACGAGACGCCGATGCCCTCGTTCCCCGACTACCTGCGGATGGACACCGCGTACCCCGAGATCTGGCGGCTCGACGTGATCGAGTGGGAGCAGGCCGGGGATCCCGCCGAGACGATGGCGGAGGTGGTGCAGGACGACAAATGGCCCGACTTCACGCGGCGCCGCGCGCTGCTGTGTCGTCTCGCCCAGCTCGGATCGCCCGACGCGGGCGCGGCATCGCTGCGCCCCCAGACGCTCTCGGTGCTCGCGAGCCACCTCGGGCGCGTCGAGATCTACGCCGCGCTCGCGCCGCTCGAGCGGATGCTGGGCCACGAGGACGCGCGGGTGCGCGCCGCGGTGATGCGCGCGGTGCGTCAGCTCTTCTTCAAGCGCTCGTTCGTCTCGATCATCAAGGGCCTCGCCGACGACGACGCGAGCGTGCGGCGCGAAGCGCTCGCGGCGGTGCAGAGCCTGCACTTCGGCCACGCGTTCGATCCGCTCTCGCGCATCTACCGCGACGCCCAGGACGTGGAGACGAGGCGCGCCGCGCTCGCATCGATCGGCAAGATCCCGAGCATCGAGGCGGCGGAGCTGCTGATCGACGTGGTGCGCCACGGCGAGCGTCACGAGAAGGACATCGCGCGCGATCTGCTGGTGCGCGCGGATCATCCGGACGTCGGCGCGCTGCTGCGGAAGTCGCACGCGGCCGAGACCGGGCCGGCGCGTGCCGATCTCGAGCGCGTCCTCCGGGCTCGGGGCGGATAG